The proteins below come from a single Malus domestica chromosome 03, GDT2T_hap1 genomic window:
- the LOC103416590 gene encoding GBF-interacting protein 1-like, with the protein MSGGGETRVSIPDNVKLTIQNIRDMTGKQHSDDEIYAVLRECSMDPNETAQKLLYLDTFHEVKSRKDRRKENSKGRASEDSKMPPGTQKRVSRGGGQGNYSSYFSSDAGGGRNYFARRENGANNFADRGPMSSPVKPVQKTKNTAAAPGTKASTGAPNGLKNLPNGNSTHGDSPKSPMGVDNNVREGFAAIVAKKSGDAAPCPAVGASTPTFGSLDDEKSVSIPNQPPVSATLDSASTIPSASDPAMSNHTQGTKKGSGNAVGLELSKSEKTTPSSVNSVQNGKTSIDSKVAENNGDITPSQPNLPSNHGVSMALMPYNSDTQSQMPSNGDKQSQNPSFPAKVALPEVATNAVEATPQLPRDSRISVAKHVTFPNHIQVPEALKNVLTFGSIDAPFGVRVDSDKGTGGDNFSMGAVESSQDTDDTAKEPSHSNDIVSSRAQGDFSENPVSLANALEKLPPLDNVSSSTNSKVDLLKQELQLPQEGYQNPTALNAPSYNLGIFPSMLGSQLLQVEGHNNPAHETPRLPSFVGGNPATVPSPNSTPPLPSAAAVSQQSIPMYRQTYPPNFYPYGHYLPPYYMPHMQQFLSHNGGFAQPSTGNVFLPQPPPPGAAASGVKYSLSHLKPGTNAGHPTQYSFQSGGPFITTAGSYASGPTVSSGNSVGNEDHGASQLKENHIYTTGQPTEGSAVWIPAPGQDMSGLQMSSMYNLTQGPRLTFSPMQAGHGGMPGMYPPGQTITSPTFLQQQSPAVAGAAETIGPQSAPYHQAQHTQTNWN; encoded by the exons ATGAGCGGCGGTGGGGAGACTAGGGTTTCAATCCCGGACAATGTAAAGCTCACGATCCAGAACATAAGGGATATGACCGGGAAGCAGCATAGCGACGATGAAATCTACGCCGTGCTCAGGGAGTGCTCTATGGATCCCAACGAGACCGCGCAAAAGCTCTTGTATTTAG ATACCTTTCATGAGGTCAAAAGCAGAAAAGATCGGAGAAAGGAG AACTCGAAGGGCAGAGCATCTGAAGATTCTAAAATGCCACCAGGCACACAGAAGCGAGTTTCTAGGGGTGGTGGCCAAGGGAATTATTCTTCTTACTTTTCTTCTG ATGCCGGTGGTGGGAGGAATTATTTTGCTCGGAGGGAAAATGGGGCCAATAACTTTGCAGATAGAGGTCCCATGTCCTCTCCTGTTAAGCCAgttcagaaaacaaaaaatactGCTGCAGCTCCAGGCACTAA AGCTTCAACCGGCGCACCAAATGGGCTAAAGAACCTACCAAATGGGAACTCTACTCATGGTGACTCCCCCAAATCCCCTATGGGTGTTGACAACAATGTTCGTGAAGGATTTGCAGCTATAGTTGCAAAGAAGTCAGGGGATGCAGCACCTTGTCCTGCTGTTGGAGCATCTACACCTACCTTTGGTTCACTGGATGATGAAAAGTCTGTGTCAATACCTAACCAGCCCCCAGTTTCTGCCACACTAGACTCTGCTTCAACCATTCCGTCTGCTTCAGATCCTGCTATGTCAAATCATACTCAAGGAACCAAAAAAGGTTCTGGTAATGCTGTTGGTTTGGAGTTGTCCAAGAGTGAAAAAACCACCCCAAGCTCTGTTAATTCTGTGCAAAATGGAAAGACTTCAATTGATTCCAAGGTGGCTGAAAACAATGGGGATATTACGCCTTCACAACCCAATTTACCGTCAAATCATGGTGTTTCCATGGCCCTGATGCCTTATAATAGTGATACACAGTCGCAAATGCCTTCTAATGGTGATAAACAGTCGCAAAATCCTTCTTTTCCTGCCAAAG TGGCCTTACCGGAGGTTGCAACAAATGCTGTTGAAGCTACTCCTCAACTGCCTCGTGACTCGAGAATCTCAGTTGCAAAACATGTTACTTTCCCAAATCATATCCAAGTGCCTGAAGCTTTGAAAAATGTATTGACCTTTGGAAGTATCGATGCTCCTTTTGGAGTGAGAGTAGACTCTGATAAGGGTACTGGTGGTGATAATTTCTCAATGGGTGCTGTTGAGTCTTCCCAGGATACTGATGATACTGCTAAAGAACCTTCTCATAG CAATGATATTGTCTCCTCTCGTGCTCAAGGAGATTTTTCTGAAAATCCAGTGTCTTTAGCTAATGCACTTGAAAAATTACCACCGTTGGATAATGTATCTTCAAGTACAAACTCAAAAGTTGATCTGCTGAAGCAGGAATTGCAGTTGCCACAAGAAGGTTACCAGAACCCAACTGCTTTAAATGCCCCAAGCTATAATCTGGGTATCTTTCCGTCAATGCTGGGGAGCCAGCTTTTACAAGTGGAAGGACACAATAATCCAGCGCATGAAACACCCCGCCTTCCGAGCTTTGTT GGTGGCAATCCTGCCACTGTGCCTAGCCCGAACTCAACTCCACCACTGCCAAGCGCGGCAGCTGTCTCTCAGCAGTCCATTCCTATGTACAGGCAGACTTATCCCCCTAATTTCTACCCATACGGCCACTATCTCCCTCCATATTATATGCCACATATGCAGCAATTCTTAAGTCACAACGGCGGCTTTGCTCAGCCTTCAACTGGGAATGTATTTCTACCACAGCCGCCACCACCAGGGGCAGCTGCTTCTGGTGTTAAGTATTCTCTTTCGCATCTCAAGCCTGGTACCAATGCTGGACATCCGACTCAATACAGTTTTCAATCTGGTGGTCCATTTATCACCACCGCTGGCAGTTATGCTTCGGGCCCAACAGTTTCATCTGGAAACTCGGTTGGTAATGAGGATCATGGAGCATCTCAACTGAAGGAAAATCATATCTACACAACTGGACAGCCG ACAGAAGGCTCAGCTGTTTGGATACCTGCTCCAGGACAAGATATGTCCGGCTTGCAGATGAGTTCCATGTACAACCTTACTCAGGGGCCGCGCCTCACCTTCTCACCTATGCAGGCTGGTCACGGTGGCATGCCTGGGATGTATCCACCGGGGCAAACAATTACTTCTCCGACATTTCTGCAACAACAGTCTCCAGCTGTTGCAGGAGCTGCTGAAACGATAGGACCCCAGTCCGCTCCTTATCACCAGGCTCAACATACGCAGACAAATTGGAATTAG